The Setaria italica strain Yugu1 chromosome IX, Setaria_italica_v2.0, whole genome shotgun sequence genome has a window encoding:
- the LOC101752572 gene encoding E3 ubiquitin-protein ligase EL5: MAVTGTSVAAAATMLAAAAAIFITFVLCFYLFLCAKRYRGAAPTIGGGGGRDGAAGGGRGRARFVFAGAGCHGGGGGMDEAAIAALPRREVAAGDPPPDCAVCIAEVAAGEAARVLPRCGHAFHVECVDMWLRSHSTCPLCRCAVADEEAPVPAPRAPEADPESPNFPTNVLFFGSQDAVSTRGAAQTPTEPPPRTGARQPAPTVPAQAPQLIQGPIAGVAAVVEAARVATLRRLLGCGGAATVPPTPPQHEQQDRDLEAGLGGGESSGSPPPAKPH; the protein is encoded by the coding sequence ATGGCGGTGACGGGGACCtcggtggcggccgcggccacgatgctggcggcggcggcggccatcttCATCACCTTCGTCCTCTGCTTCTACCTCTTCCTCTGCGCCAAGCGCTACCGCGGCGCGGCCCCGACGatcggtggaggaggaggaagggacggcgccgccggcggcgggaggggccgCGCGCGGTTCGTCTTCGCGGGCGCGGggtgccacggcggcggcggcgggatggacgaggccgccatcgccgcgctgccgcggagggaggtggcggccggGGACCCGCCCCCGGACTGCGCCGTCTGCATCGCCGAGGTCGCCGCGGGGGAGGCCGCGCGGGTGCTCCCCCGCTGCGGCCACGCCTTCCACGTCGAGTGCGTCGACATGTGGCTGCGCTCCCACTCCacctgcccgctctgccgcTGCGCggtcgccgacgaggaggcgCCGGTGCCGGCCCCCCGGGCGCCCGAGGCCGACCCGGAGTCGCCAAACTTCCCCACCAACGTCCTCTTCTTCGGCTCCCAGGACGCCGTCAGcacccgcggcgccgcccaGACGCCCACGGAGCCTCCTCCCCGGACGGGGGCGCGTCAGCCGGCGCCGACGGTGCCGGCGCAGGCGCCGCAGCTGATTCAAGGGCCCATCGCCGGAGTCGCGGCCGTCGTGGAGGCGGCAAGGGTAGCCACCCTACGGCGGCTGctaggctgcggcggcgcggcgacggtgCCGCCGACGCCACCGCAGCATGAACAGCAAGACCGCGACTTGGAGgccgggctcggcggcggcgagagcagcgggtccccgccgccggcgaagccgCATTAA
- the LOC101777458 gene encoding putative pectinesterase/pectinesterase inhibitor 45, translating into MSSSDGGQSRKRLVVGVISACILIAMVVGTVAFFLTEKAEDDDRLSKRNLSKTTRTVELFCAPADYQGTCRDTLERALSQSADPAVYPHAAAAAAVTAVDRALEEGFNRSSVLDAVRQSNDTLVWEAIHDCRMLLGTCRDNVERALASIAWRGVEGPVQDLQSWLSAVITFQGSCVDMFPKGEIRDEVKTAMEKAREISSNALAIIKQGAALASMLDLHTDVDKGKGGGDGASRRLEEDVVPAWVHREERELIAAGKGGLTPNVTVAKDGSGDFASISAALDAMPNKYTGRYFIYVKEAVDGDSFTAMRLGIRNTAGVEKQQALALRVKGDKAIFFNCRIEGNQDTLFAQAYRQFYRSCVISGTVDFIMGDAAAVFQRCVILVRQPRPGQPAVVTAHARRDHQQTTGFVIHRSQIVADEQLAASNNRSGPAAAVKTYLGRPWKDFARTVVMESVIEGFVHGQGYMPWEGKENLGTAFFGEFANAGDGANVTGRKDMQGFHVMSKEKALQFTVGHFLHGAEWIPESGAPVSLGLAGGGEE; encoded by the exons ATGTCGTCGTCCGATGGCGGCCAGTCGCGCaagcggctcgtcgtcggcgtcaTCTCGGCGTGCATTCTCATCGCCATGGTCGTCGGGACGGTGGCCTTCTTCCTGACGGAGAAGGCCGAGGACGACGACCGGCTGAGCAAGCGCAACCTGAGCAAGACGACGCGCACCGTGGAGCTCTTCTGCGCGCCGGCCGACTACCAGGGCACGTGCCGCGACACCCTGGAGCGCGCGCTGTCGCAGTCGGCGGACCCCGCCGTGtacccgcacgccgccgccgccgctgcggtcaCCGCCGTCGACCGCGCGCTGGAGGAGGGGTTCAACCGGTCGTCGGTGCTGGACGCGGTGCGGCAGAGCAACGACACCCTGGTGTGGGAGGCCATCCATGACTGCCGGATGCTCCTGGGCACCTGCCGCGACAACGTGGAGCGCGCGCTCGCCAGCATCGCGTGGCGCGGCGTCGAGGGCCCCGTGCAGGACCTCCAGTCCTGGCTCAGCGCGGTCATCACGTTCCAGGGCTCCTGCGTCGACATGTTCCCCAAGGGGGAGATCCGCGACGAGGTGAAGACCGCCATGGAGAAGGCGAGGGAGATATCCAGCAACGCCCTCGCCATCATCAAGCAGGGCGCCGCGCTCGCCTCCATGCTCGACCTCCACACCGACGTCGACAagggcaagggcggcggcgatggcgccaGCCGCAGGCTCGAGGAGGACGTCGTCCCCGCGTGGGTGCACAGGGAGGAGCGGGAACTGATCGCCGCTGGAAAGGGCGGGCTCACACCCAACGTGACGGTGGCCAAGGACGGCAGCGGCGACTTCGCCAGCATCTCCGCCGCGCTGGACGCCATGCCGAACAAGTACACCGGGAGGTACTTCATCTACGTCAAGGAAG CGGTGGACGGCGACAGCTTCACGGCGATGAGGCTGGGCATCCGAAACACGGCGGGGGTGGAGAAGCAGCAGGCGCTGGCGCTGCGCGTCAAGGGCGACAaggccatcttcttcaactgcCGGATCGAGGGCAACCAGGACACTCTCTTCGCGCAGGCCTACCGCCAGTTCTACCGCAGCTGCGTCATCTCCGGCACCGTCGACTTCATCatgggcgacgccgccgccgtcttccagCGCTGCGTCATCCTCGTGCGGCAGCCGCGGCCGGGCCAGCCCGCCGTCGTCACCGCGCACGCGCGTCGGGACCACCAGCAGACCACCGGCTTCGTCATCCACCGGAGCCAGATCGTCGCCGACGAGCAGCTCGCCGCCAGTAACAACAGGtcagggccggcggcggcggtcaagACGTACCTGGGCCGGCCGTGGAAGGACTTCGCGCGGACGGTGGTGATGGAGTCCGTCATCGAGGGCTTCGTGCACGGCCAGGGGTACATGCCGTGGGAGGGCAAGGAGAACCTCGGCACGGCCTTCTTCGGCGAGTTCGCcaacgccggcgacggcgcgaaCGTCACGGGGAGGAAGGACATGCAGGGGTTCCACGTCATGAGCAAGGAGAAGGCGCTGCAGTTCACGGTGGGGCACTTCTTGCACGGCGCCGAGTGGATACCGGAGAGCGGCGCGCCGGTGAGTTTAGggttggccggcggcggagaagagTAA
- the LOC101786714 gene encoding THO complex subunit 7B yields MLAKGRKLAGRGEEMSAHYAFGPQEDDAIIKHRLLTRTTTTRGEPPLKKLQKKFMSFATEIEKDADNISDYERLYKAFLQEINTFELPLLKSKTVVDANIREKESFNELQVEIERQTLQAQTDIEDLKKQLEQSKIERQHKEECEAIRKVISLQPPRSETEKLIADLEKEIADLEAENVACVRTLELRKKQFALLLHVVDELQISVEDEQKSIADELRAIAEEQKMSIEEGSGGASDAMAVD; encoded by the exons ATGCTTGCCAAAGGGAGGAAGTTAGCTGGAAGGGGTGAAGAAATGTCTGCACATTATGCATTTGGACCACAGGAGGATGATGCGATTATTAAGCACAGGCTTCTGACTAGAACGACAACCACCAGGGGTgaaccaccactaaagaagctTCAGAAGAAGTTCATGTCCTTTGCCACTGAGATTGAGAAGGATGCAGATAACATAAGTGACTATGAGAGACTGTACAAGGCCTTCCTACAGGAAATTAACACCTTTGAGCTTCCTCTTCTGAAAAGCAAGACTGTTGTTGATGCAAACATTAGGGAGAAGGAGAGCTTTAATGAGCTGCAGGTTGAGATTGAGCGACAGACCTTGCAAGCTCAGACTGATATTGAGGATCTTAAGAAGCAACTTGAGCAGAGCAAGATCGAGAGGCAGCACAAAGAGGAGTGTGAAGCAATCCGAAAGGTGATTTCTTTGCAGCCTCCACGGTCAGAAACTGAGAAACTCATTGcagatcttgagaaggagaTTGCTGATTTGGAGGCTGAGAATGTAGCATGTGTAAGgactttggaactaaggaagaAGCAATTCGCCCTTCTTCTACATGTG GTTGACGAATTGCAGATCTCGGTTGAAGATGAGCAAAAGAGTATAGCAGATGAACTGAGAGCCATCGCTGAAGAGCAGAAGATGAGCATAGaagaaggcagcggcggtgcttcaGATGCCATGGCTGTAGACTGA